One stretch of Candidatus Omnitrophota bacterium DNA includes these proteins:
- a CDS encoding zinc-dependent dehydrogenase, which produces MRVAMYYNNRDIRIEEMPRPKIGPGELLIRVEASGICGSDVMEWYRLGRTPLVLGHEIAGTVEETGEGVKAYKKGDRVACAHHVPCGKCHYCLSGHETACDTLRKTNFDPGGFSEYLRLPKINVDYGVFPLPDSISFEEATFVEPLACVLRGQRLAGMKPGLTLLVVGSGIAGLLHIHLAKIKGVGRIIATDISDYRLKAAGGFGADTSINAREYFADKLRKLNNGRLADLVIVSTGSPSAIRQALESIERGGTVLFFAPTEKGSEIPLLFNELFWRTEITLTSSYAGSPSDYKEALGLIASKKLNLSGMITHRFGLAETAKGFQLVAQGGESIKVIIFPQKK; this is translated from the coding sequence ATGCGCGTAGCCATGTATTACAATAACCGCGATATCAGGATAGAAGAGATGCCCAGGCCTAAAATCGGGCCAGGAGAACTCTTGATACGCGTTGAGGCTTCGGGGATCTGCGGTAGCGATGTAATGGAATGGTATCGCCTCGGCAGGACCCCTCTGGTATTAGGCCATGAAATTGCCGGCACGGTTGAAGAGACAGGGGAGGGCGTTAAAGCTTATAAAAAGGGCGACAGGGTGGCCTGTGCCCACCATGTCCCTTGCGGTAAATGTCATTATTGTTTAAGCGGGCATGAAACAGCCTGCGATACCTTGCGTAAAACTAATTTTGACCCCGGCGGGTTCTCTGAATACCTGCGCCTGCCTAAAATAAATGTGGATTACGGGGTTTTCCCTTTGCCGGATTCTATATCTTTTGAAGAAGCTACTTTTGTTGAGCCTTTAGCCTGCGTACTTAGGGGCCAGCGGCTGGCGGGTATGAAACCTGGCCTTACGCTTTTAGTGGTAGGCAGCGGTATAGCCGGGCTCTTGCATATACATTTGGCGAAAATAAAAGGTGTGGGCCGTATCATTGCTACGGATATCTCGGATTACCGCCTTAAGGCAGCCGGTGGGTTCGGCGCGGATACAAGCATTAATGCCAGGGAATATTTTGCGGATAAGCTACGTAAATTAAATAATGGCAGGCTCGCGGATTTGGTCATAGTCTCCACCGGTTCGCCTTCAGCAATCAGGCAGGCCTTAGAGTCTATTGAGCGAGGAGGCACGGTACTCTTTTTTGCCCCTACGGAGAAAGGTAGTGAGATTCCTCTTCTTTTTAATGAATTATTCTGGCGCACAGAGATAACCCTTACCAGTTCATATGCAGGCAGCCCTTCTGACTATAAAGAGGCATTAGGTTTAATTGCTAGTAAAAAGCTTAATCTTTCAGGGATGATTACGCATCGTTTTGGTTTAGCCGAAACTGCTAAAGGTTTTCAGTTAGTAGCGCAAGGAGGAGAATCTATAAAGGTAATTATTTTTCCACAGAAAAAATAA